In Phycodurus eques isolate BA_2022a chromosome 10, UOR_Pequ_1.1, whole genome shotgun sequence, a genomic segment contains:
- the pdrg1 gene encoding p53 and DNA damage-regulated protein 1 has product MDSESIRVVEFMREVEEAAEDVLTTKQQIVDLDVKRNRNREALNALKNDLGSEKVKVCFGHMFIKLPKSKTREMIQRDQHQLDSELNDLHKRLKANVNRLNETQGKPELSSYNLLPLPTNEMKAIKSILKR; this is encoded by the exons ATGGATTCGGAATCAATCCGCGTTGTGGAGTTTATGAGGGAGGTTGAGGAGGCAGCTGAAGATGTCCTTACAACCAAACAACAG ATCGTTGACCTGGACGTAAAGAGAAACCGGAACAGAGAAGCACTCAATGCGCTGAAGAATGATTTGGGTTCAG AAAAGGTGAAGGTTTGCTTTGGTCATATGTTCATCAAACTCCCCAAGTCCAAGACGAGAGAAATGATTCAGAGAG ACCAGCATCAATTGGACAGTGAGCTGAATGACCTTCACAAACGGCTAAAAGCAAATGTCAATCGTCTAAATGAGACGCAGG GAAAGCCTGAGCTGAGCAGCTACAACCTTTTGCCGCTGCCCACGAATGAAATGAAAGCTATTAAGAGCATCTTAAAACGCTGA